Within Urocitellus parryii isolate mUroPar1 chromosome 10, mUroPar1.hap1, whole genome shotgun sequence, the genomic segment CTGAGAAGCCAGTTTGCCTGCAAGAAATCATGACTGTGTGGAACAAGTCCAAAGCCTGCTCTTACTCCAGCTCCTCTTCATCGTCCACAGCCCTCCCAGCAAGCACAGACACATCATCTCCCAAGGACTGCAATAGCGAAAGCGAAGTCATCAAGGAAAGACGCTCTGAAGTGTCCACTGCTGTGCATGAGAAAGCCCAGGGCAGAGGCAGACACGAGAAGGAGGACAAGCTGAGCAGTGGCCCTGCTGAAGAAAGGACTGCCTTATATAGAAAGCAAATGCGGCACAAACCTGAAGGGAAGGTCCGCCCTCGCTCCTGGTCTTCCGGCTCTAGTGAAGCAGGCTCAAGTTCAAGTGGGAATCAGGGAGAATTAAAAGCATCCATGAAATATGTCAAAGTAAGACACAAGGCACGAGAAATTCGAAATAGAAAAGGGCGGAATGGGCAAAGCAGGCTGTCACTGAAGCACAGTGACAAAACAGAGAGAAGCATCCACGcaggcggcagcagcagcagcagcgggtCTGTGAGGCAGCTGTGCAAGCGCGGCAAGAGAGCAGCCAAGGAGACAGGCAGGAGAGATCCAGCCAGCACTGCAGGGAGGGACCTGTATGCAGAGAACAGAAACGACACCGAGTATAAAGAGGAGCCGTTGTGGTACACCGAACCAATTGCTGAATATTTTGTTCCTTTGAGCAGAAAAAGCAAACTAGAGACCACATACCGAAACAGACAAGAGTCAAGTGCTCTGACGTCAGAGGTGGTGGAAGACTTGTCTGAGTCAGTGCATGGTCTGTGTATCAGCAACAATAATACTCACAGAACATACCTCGCAGCAGGTACTTTCATTGATGGTCACTTTGTAGAAATGCCTGCAGTTATAAATGAGGATATTGACCTCACTGGGACCTCATTGTGTTCTCTACCAGAGGACAACAAATACCTAGATGACATTCATCTATCAGAATTAACACACTTCTATGAAGTGGATATTGATCAATCCATGTTGGATCCTGGTGCCTCAGAAACCATGCAAGGAGAAAGTCGGATTTTGAATATGATTCgacaaaaaagcaaagagaatacAGATTTTGAGGCAGAATGTTGCATAGTGTTAGATGGTGTGGAGTTGCAAGGGGAACGTGCAATATGGACAGATTCTACCAGCTCTGTGGGTGCTGAGGGCTTGTTCCTGCAAGACCTTGGCAATCTGGCTCAGTTTTGGGAGTGCTGTTCGTCCAGCTCCGGCGATGCCGACGGAGAGAGCTTTGGAGGAGACTCTCCAATTAGACTCTCTCCGATCTTGGATGGCACAATGCTCAATTCACACTTGCTTGCTGGCAATCAAGAGCTCTTCTCAGATATTAATGAAGGATCTGGTATAAACTcttgtttttcagtgtttgaagtgCAATGCAGTAATTCTgttttaccattttcttttgaaacactCAACTTgggaaatgaaaatacagattctAGTGCTAATATGCTTGGGAAAACACAGTCTAGATTACTAATATGGACCAAAAATAGTGCCTTTGAAGAAAATGAACACTGTTCTAATCTTTCAACAAGAACTTGTAGTCCATGGTCCCATTCAGAAGAAACACGTTCAGACAATGAGACATTAAACATTCAATTTGAAGAGTCCACACAGTTTAATGCAGAAGATATTAATTATGTAGTTCCTAGAGTCTCGTCAAATTATGTAGATGAAGAACTTCTAGATTTTTTGCAAGATGAAACTTGCCAGCAGAACAGTAGAACTTCAGGAGAAATTCCTACATTAGTTTTCAAAAAAAGATCTAAGCTAGAATCTGTCTGTGGTATTCAGCtagaacaaaaaacagaaaacaaaaactttgaaaCTACACAAGTATGTAGTAAAAGCAGTCCACACGGAGATGGCTACAGCTCAGGGGTTATCAAAGACATTTGGACAAAGATGGCAGATGAAAATTCTGCGACTACAGTAGAAATAGAAAGAATTGATGACGAGTTGTTTTCCACCGATGTAAATAACTACTGCTGCTGTCTGGATGCTGAAGCAAAGATGGAGACCCTTCAGGAACCTCGTAGAGCTGTGCAACGATCCGAGTATCATCTCTGGGAGGGACAGAAGGAGAACCTAGAGAAGAGAACGTTTGTTTCCAGTGAGCTATCAAAGGTGGACGGTGGGGATTATACTACACCCTCTAAACCTTGGGACGTGGcccaagagaaagagaacacaTTCATTCTTGGAGGGGTTTATGGAGAACTCAAAACCTTCAGCAGCGATGGGGAGTGGGCAGTTGTACCACCTGGTCACACAAAAGGAAGCTTGTTACAGTGTGCAGCATCTGATGTTGTGACAATAGCTGGAACAGATGTCTTCATGACCCCAGGAAACAGCTTTGCTCCTGGCCATAGGCAGTTATGGAAACCCTTCATGTCATTTGAACAAAATGATCAGCCGAAGAGTGGGGAAAATGGATTAAATAAgggattttcttttatcttccatGAAGACTTACTAGGAGCTTGCAGTAACTTTCAAGTTGAAGATCCCGGACTTGAATATTCATTCTCTTCCTTTGACTTAAGCAATCCATTTTCCCAAGTTCTTCATGTGGAATGTTCATTTGAACCTGAAGGGATTGCATCTTTCAGCCCCAGTTTTAAACCGAAATCAATCCTCTGCTCTGATTCAGACAGTGAAGCTTTCCACCCTAGGATATGTGGAGTTGATAGAACGCAGTACAGGGCTATTCGGATCTCTCCTAGGACTCACTTTCGCCCAATTTCTGCATCTGAACTGTCCCCAGGAGGAGGAAGCGAGTCGGAATTTGATTCTGAGAAAGACGAAGTAAATATTCCCATTCCTTCTCAGGTTGATGTATTTGAAGATCCACAAGCAGATCTCAAACCTCTGGAAGAAGATGCAGAGAAAGAAGGCCATTACTATGGAAAATCAGAACTTGAATCTGGAAAATTCCTTCCAAGATTAAAAAAGTCTGGAATGGAAAAGAGTGCTCAGACATCACTGGATTCCCAGGAGGAGTCAACTGGGATTTTGCCAGTCGGGAAGCAAAATCAATGTTTGGAATGTAGCATGAATGAATCTCTGGAAATAGATTTAGAAAGCTCAGAAGCAAATTGTAAAATAATGGCACAATGTGaggaagaaattaataatttttgcagTTGCAAAGCAGGTTGTCAGTTCCCTGCTTATGAAGATGATCCAGTTTCTTCAGGACAGCTGGAGGAGGTATGTCTGTGCACGTCAGCATTTGGCACAGGATTGGATCAGGTATAATCACCACTGTTCATCCTACTACCAGGAATAGCTGAATCAGACAGCAGAAGATAGGGTTCAACTACTGGGGAGACTAGCCCAAATGTCTTTAAGAGTTCTTATGATTTTACCTTTAAGGACGGAAAATggatttaattataaatttgaatTAGCAGATATTCTTTCAAAGGAAAGACCTTTTACATTAAATCACAGGATTTGGGATTCTTTTATGTTAACATTCGTGTGCTATATATAGAGCAGAAGCCTACATAGCTGGGCGGCGgccacgcctgtgatcccaggcaCCTGGGAGGCAGAAACAGGAGGACTGTAAAGTCTGGGCCAGCCTGAGCGACTTTCAGACCCGTgtcaaaataaaagtgaagcGTGGGGtagggggatgtagctcagtgatggacgCACTTGCCAACTGGGGCCTGGCCGCAAGCTCTGTTGAGTCTGTCAAGGGAGGTTCCCAATGACAGTTTTGTTAATAGGAATCATTGAGTCCTCAGCCACATTCCTAAAAGTGGCTTGAGGTTAAGTTGATTGCACCAGAACTAACACTTAAAGCAGTAAACTGTTTCCCAAAACAGCATAGCAGCCTGCCTCCTCCGGCTGCGATTGGACACAGCAGCGCCTGGCCCTTCTCTGGGAGCGGCCAACTAACAGGCAGGGTTGGAGTTTTAGCAGTGTGCCATCTGAGGCGGAGCAGCTGGTGGCCCCCGCGCCCCCCACCGTCTGTCCTGCATGCGAGTCCCACCCACACCATGAGGCCCTCTTCACGTACCCCTTTCCCTGACACTGCCCTCAATTCCTCTTCTCTCCTACCCACCCCACCCTGCATCAGAattaatttctccattttcttgatgTTCCTGCACGTTGTGGCTCTTTAATTGCACTTCCGTGTCTCACGAGTGAGTTATGCACCTTCTCTCTCACCCGACTGTCGGCTCTTGTGGCTGTGGACTGTGCCTTGCTTATTCTTTGAGTCAGTGCCTAGGTGTGCAGCTGCTTGCCTGTGATTGCAGGAAGCCCCAGGTGACTCGAATCACTGTTCTAGAGATCCCCAAGGGATGAGTTTCATCCCATTCAACACCGAAGTCTGAACTGAGGAAAAATCAGTAATGTTGTTAGCCTTATTTGTTGTTTATTGCCCCATTTTCCTCCTTAAATATTCCTTTATGTACTTTGTATTTCACCTGGTTCCagattgggaagaaagaaaaggaggaaggaagcacGATTCCGCATCACACCACTACCACACTCCTTCGCTTTCTAGTATGTTGACACGTTTACCTGCTACCAGAATTCTGGGTTTTCCTGAAAGCTTTTAGCTCTGGAGGACGTGTGGGTGTCTGAGAGGTCTTGTCAGTGCTTGGAGCTGGGGACGAGAGCTGCAGAGAGTTGCCTGCAGGATGGTTTAGGACCAGGCAGGACTGGGACCTGTGCCCTTCTGCCTTGTCGCACTGCCTGGTCAGTCTCAGGAGCACTACTTAAAGCTTGCTAGTGGTCCATCTGTTTCAGAGCAAGAGGATGAAAATGCAGGGTTTCTAATAGCATTGGTGTCTGGGAGCATAAGATGTTTTTTGAACATGCTTTAATTCAACTCAATAGACATTTATTAGACACCTGTCTCATGCCTGCCTGTCAGAATAGTGAGCCCTAAACAAGACTGTCCTTGCCCATGAGGAGTTCAGACAAGGAAAGGAAACCTATTTGTAAGCAGTTTATTCTGGTTTATGTCTGGTTAAGCTACAGAAGTTGCCAGTGGGTGTTGGCACAGTGCAAGCCTCCCCAGGAGCCACCTCTAGTGCGAGCTCCACTGGGCTCCTCTGGGGTATTTTCTGCATGGATAAGCAAGTACCTGTTCACCTGTCTCCtcctatttttctcattttaactaAACTGGCATCACACTATAGTCACCCCTCTTCTTTTATTGCCTCCATACTATTCCCTTGTATGGGTGCACCACAATTTAACTGGCCAGTTCCTTATCTTTCAGGGCATTAGGGCCAGCAAATTTTCTGATAATGTGGTAGGTGGAGCAGTGAGTGTGAGCCCAGGAGGCTGTTGGAACCTCTGGAGAATCCTCCCAGGCTTTGAGAGGTGAGGAACGCTATTTATGCACACCTGGGTATCAGGGTCAGAAGGAGGAGGCAGACCTTGTGAACAGAGCGCACGGCAAGGCAGGGGGCCTGCACCACAGGCACACGGGGCGATGAGCTTGGCTCATGGTCCAGGTATAGATGGAAAGTCAGGAGTAGCAGGGGAAGCACTGTGCTGCACTATCTGTTGGTGCATAAATCTGTGGCACAAGTGTCCTTTGCATTCATTTGGTTGCCCACTTGGTGCCAAGCGCTTTGAAGCCCAGAAAAGCAGCAGAagtcttcctcctctcttttggGGACTTTCCAGTCCAGTTCAGGGGGGGGGAGGTCTTTTTGCCACAGGCAAACATTGCTCTGTGAAGGTCACCAGTTCTGCAGGCCAGAGAGGGAGTGGGGGTGATCTGGGTGGCAGGGCACCCAGCTCACCTGTGCTGGGGCCAGACAGATTCTTCCCACCCGACTACTGAGGACATGCAGGCCCAGAGGGGTGGGAGGCCTGCCCAGATCCCACAGAAGGGACAGAGCCAGAGCTCTTCCCGCCACTCTGAGCAAAGAGAGTCTCAAAGCAGGACTCGGGTCTCTGCCTTTGGAAGGCTTCCTTTTGCTTTTGCAAGCCGAATGATAGAGGCACAGGGGCCCCTGAGTAAACCAAACCCTGGCAGCTTGCTCTCTCAGAACTTGTATGTCCAGTGAGAATTTAAAGCTGTAAAGCCTGTTCATTTACCTGATTTCCATTTTCCACCTTCTGAAAAATTCCTGAGGCCTGGTGCCTATcgttctagctacttgggagactgaggcaggaggatggcaagttcaaggccagcttcagcatcaCAGCAagactttttctcaaaaaaacaaaaaaagagctcAATGGTATAGCACTCCTGGGTTCTATTTCCAGCACTGAAGAACAGAACTGAGGAGGATGTCTGCGGCTGGAAGCATTTATGGTCAGGCTTTTGAGGTTAAGTTTATGTCTTTTTGCTCTCATGCACACCCACCCCCGTTCTGTTTCTTCCATCAAATgtgttaagtgcctctgagtggAAATAAGTAGAGCCCTGCATTTGGGGAGCTACCTGCAATCTTGGGGAGCTAACAGCAAACATATTGTGTGCTGTGTTAGGATATAAAAGGTATCTGAAAGAAGGAGAAGAGTTGGAAGAGGCATATGGTGGGTTGGGAGTGCTGGGAGGAGCTTCCCAGGTTCGTTGAGTGATGCGGCAGGCTTCCTTGCAGAGCTGCCATTAGAGGAaggccctggagggagggagCCCAGAAGACACCCAGaggcaggcaggtgtgtgtgtgtctcctcgGGGCAGGCctgttctgttttgctttgcttcCTGTTCCCTCTGTCCTTTCTGCATTCCTTTTAGTCACAACCAAACCAGAAGTTGAGTAAAGTGTGAGCTCTTTAGACGATAGATGAGCAAAGTGTGGTCTCTGCCTCACAACCTAAAAGTTGGCAGCAGCTGAGGGGAAGGCTGTCTCAGTGATGCATGTTGGTCATGTTAGTCgtctttctgttgctgtgataaaatacctgagaaaaatagcTTCAAGGAAGAagggcttattttggctcacagtttcagagttttagtccatggtcagttggttCCATTATTTTCGGGCCGCAAGCAAGGGAGAGCATCGTGGCGGGGGCAAAGCTGCTCAACTACTGGTGGCTTGGaagcaaagagggagagaaagggttGAGGTACCAGTATTTCCTCCAAGGGCACATCCCTAATGACCTAGCTTCTTGTAATAGTGCCACCGGCTGGTGACCAATCCTTTAACACACGTGGGTTTTGGGGGTCgttaagatccaaaccacaacattctGCCAtgatgcaaaatgcatttagtccatctTCAAGAACCCCTATAGTCTAACTGTCCATCATTGTTCAAAAATCCAGGTCCAGAGTCTCCTTTAAATgtcaaggcaaactcttagctGTGAACCCCtattaaaaattaggaaacaaGTTATGTACTTTCAGTATACAGTGGCACAGGGTAAactcccattccaaaagggaggaacATGAAGATAGCAAGGAGGAATTGGACCAACGAAAGACTGGAACTCAGCAGGGTAAACATTAAATCATGTAACTCCTTGTTTGGCATCCAGGGCACAAGGTGGTGTGAGGTGAGCTCCTCAGCTCTTGGGCAGCCCCACCCCACAGCCTTGCTGGCTGTAACCCACATAGACGCTCTTTAGGGCTGGTTCTGCCCACCGCCTGCAGCTTTCTTTGGCAGCCAGTCTAACTTCCTGGCATCTCTAACTTAACTGGGGTCTCTAATGGAGCTTCAGTTTGACTCTTAAAACTTCACACTTCACCCTGTCAGAGGTGCTTGTAGGAACTCCTGACCTGCCAGATGTTGCCTGACCTCCCAGGCTTTGTTTTGAAATCTAAGTGGCAACCTCCATGATCCTGTAACTCTTACATTCTGTATGTCTACAAAACTGTGTCACATAGATGATGCCAGTGCCTGTTGCCAGTTTGAACTTGAGCCAGTGAGCTGCATTCTGAATGCCTTGATGCTGAACAGTGGGACTCCatcaggggtggggtggggtggggtggggtggggattcaACAGTGGGCCACTGGTCTCAAACAGCAACTTAGAGTCTGAAGTTCCTGCTGATTCCTAAGTTGCCCTCAAGGCATTGTTCCCATTGCCCTGGTCCCACAGTGCTGGGGAGCCAATCCAGGACTCCTGCATGCAAGGCAGACACATCACTGACCGCATCCTCAGCCCTGCTGGTTCGTTTTTAATGGTGCTGATCTCTAGCAACTGTACTCTTCTTGGCTGGGACTTCACTCCTCTTCTGGtcaagtttttcatatctttccactctgctttctgctccccattttcacagtaaacctggctaaaagccAGCAGTATCCATGCCACTACCTGagtgctgtgctgccttgaaatttcctctaccAAATTAATTAGTCCATCCCCTTTAAATTTAGCTTTGCACAAAGTCTCTGGGCATGGACACAATGTAGAAAAGTTCTTTTCCAGAATATATTGAGGTTGGCCACAAGTCCAGTTCCCAATAGAGTCCTCGTTTCTGTCTGCAGCCTTGTTAGCACAGCCTTTACTCTACATAGTCCTATCAGCGTTTTGGTCTTCTGAtctcccaccagaatcacccattaacTCTGCTTATAGTATTCTAGTCTTTCCTCCAAATTTTTCCAAACTTCTTCCGCCAACCAGTTCTTAAGGCTTCTGAATCACATCACTAAGTATAGTTACAGAAATGACCCTACTTCTCAGTATcagttttctgtttgcttttcattGCTTATGGAAAAAATCAACTTAGATTTGGTTAGggttgggtatggtggcatacacttgtaattGTAGCAGAGTGcctgtggattcaatccccagtaccaccaaaaagaaaaaaaaaaaaaaaaaaagatttgtttggcttatggtttcagagatttcagtcaaGAGTCACTTGGCCCTGTTAAATGCCTACCACAGGAATTGACACTCAAATTGAAGATGCAGAAAGACTCCTAAAATTGTAGTAGAAACTGATAGGCTCTTACCAGTGGTTTCCAACAGGAGAGAAAGGAATTGGTGTGCTCAGTAATATGAGTCTAGGCCCAGGAATTGGTGTGTTCAGTTCTGTAGATGCTGAGAATCTACTTTGTGCTTGGAGATGCAAAGATGATGAGTAAGACGTGGGCCTGCCCTTAAAAAGCTTCCAGTTCGATTCCATTGGCAGCTGGCCTCGGCTTGGCTTGGGCTCCAAGCCCCGTGGTGTCCTGGCCCCCTGGCCTGCTTTCCTGCCATGCCCTATCCTCCACGATGAACTCTCCCTCTCTCATCCTTTCCTTGCTTCCTGTCTCAATAAAGGATTAAAAGATAAGCAGTCTTACTGAACTCACACTAGAAAAATTGATAGGAACTCACACTGGAGCCTGCCACCTCCAGATCCAGCTCTCTGTGTAGTGCCTTGGGATGATAAGAGGATTCTGGCCAGGGGAGCCTTCCTTGCTGCCTGAATGGCTTTAAGTAATATCACAGGACAGGCGAGGCCTTGCCGAGGGCTTCAGGGTGCTGGGAATGGTGTGCCAGGTGCTTTACATGCCTCAAATTCACTGCCTGCCTGCACGTTTCTCACCTCACTTGCATGAGGTAGaacttttttcctttggtctGGGCATCTATTATCTAACACCAGGACTAGTTTTTATTGTTAGGATAAGCTGCGGAGAAAACAGTGCAGGTTGACTGACCTGGGAAGACAGTACAATTTCCTTCAGTTCCTAATTGAGGAATATATCTGAAAAGATgcataaaatgagaacaaaaagtTTAGTGTTTCTTATGTTGTAAAAGACATGTTATTGAATCAAGCAATTTTAGAcccataaaataatttacaattatAAGCATAACAGAATCCTATTGGAGAATTGTTTATTAGTTACTAAAACAGTCCAGAACACATAATGTTAAACTCAAATCCACAATGGCACATCTTAAAACAGCAAAGACTCACGCAGAGTCCAGGGCTGCTCCGAGAGAGCACAGTGTAGGGGCCCTGGGCAATACAAAGATGCAGAGGCCAGGCCTCATCTGGGAGAGCTGGGCAGGCAAGTGGAAGGACACCACCAGGGTGCAGGTGCTGACTGAGGCTGACTAGGCATCTCCTAATGAGTACTCTCAAGGACTCTCCTGGGTCACTGAGGAGAGCCGCTGTTGACCACCAGCCACGCTGCCTCATTGCCCAGGTTGGTGGCAGGGTCCTGCTGGGCTTTGAGAGTTGGAGACTGGACTCTGACTTGGGTCCCTCCTGTGAGGCTGGGTGCTTCCACTCTGCCTTGGCCACCGGGGCTCAGGGTGTGAGTTCCCCTGCTCCTCAGGAGTCATGCCCTCATGGCTTTCAGGCAACGCTGTGGGTTTTGAATATGAGTTTGTGATTTGTCTTCTTTTTGTCCCAGCTTCCTTTTGAGTTCTCACCTGAGCAAAcagtttttttctaaagaaaaacatttaggcTAGTAACTGCCTGTAAGAACCTACCTTGCATCCCATCTCTTCTTTTGTTACCTCCTGCCTGATGTGTGAAGAAGAGGCCCCCATTCTTTAGAACACCTCAGGCTCAGGGTGAATGTTATCTTTGTGCACTGCTGAAGTCAAGAAATTTGCCTTAGTTTAGGTGTATTTCCTGTTCTGTTGTAATTTTGCCTTGTTAAGAGTTCTCTGGGCTTGCAAGATGGTCATTCCACTTACAGTGTGAGTGCTTTTTAaagaagactttcttttttttttttttttgtaggaaaaaaaaacagttttgtacAAGAGATGAAACAATATGAATTCAAAACTTACAGATAAGGGTTAGCTCTATCACTCAGTGGAagactttctttattttctacaaaCATGTTGGCCTTTTTTCTTTACCATATCcagaacagtaaaaaaaaactcaccaatTTAAAAATCCTGGATTTGGGGtcgggatgtagctcaatggggGAGTGCTTGTTTGGCaggcacaaggccttgggttgaATCTCcaataccacatacacacacaaaaaaaagcccTGGGTTTTAGtccataattaataaataaaacttatatttttaCCTCTATCCTGAAATTTATCAACGTTTTCTATATTTCGTTTAATCTGAACAGTTTCCTGTATTGAACACTAATGTACAAGAAATGAATAGAAGTCAAGAAAAGCAGACCTGGTGGGAAAAAGCCTTGtactctcctctcttccctgcaTCAGAGTGTGAAGGTAAGGAGGCCTGTGTTATTCATTATGCATTCAGACTTTGAGTTCATTAAGAGCAGTAAGTTTTCTGGCGGTGACTATCAGTCCAGGAAACTCTTAGA encodes:
- the Kiaa0232 gene encoding uncharacterized protein KIAA0232 homolog isoform X2 encodes the protein MSLLHALGPVQTWLGQELEKCGIDAMIYTRYVLSLLLHDSYDYDLQEQENDIFLGWEKGAPKKWGKSKKKCSDLTLEEMKKQAAVQCLRSASDESSGIETLVEELCCRLKDLQSEQEEKIHKKLEGSPSPEAELSPTAKDQVEMYYEAFPPLSEKPVCLQEIMTVWNKSKACSYSSSSSSSTALPASTDTSSPKDCNSESEVIKERRSEVSTAVHEKAQGRGRHEKEDKLSSGPAEERTALYRKQMRHKPEGKVRPRSWSSGSSEAGSSSSGNQGELKASMKYVKVRHKAREIRNRKGRNGQSRLSLKHSDKTERSIHAGGSSSSSGSVRQLCKRGKRAAKETGRRDPASTAGRDLYAENRNDTEYKEEPLWYTEPIAEYFVPLSRKSKLETTYRNRQESSALTSEVVEDLSESVHGLCISNNNTHRTYLAAGTFIDGHFVEMPAVINEDIDLTGTSLCSLPEDNKYLDDIHLSELTHFYEVDIDQSMLDPGASETMQGESRILNMIRQKSKENTDFEAECCIVLDGVELQGERAIWTDSTSSVGAEGLFLQDLGNLAQFWECCSSSSGDADGESFGGDSPIRLSPILDGTMLNSHLLAGNQELFSDINEGSGINSCFSVFEVQCSNSVLPFSFETLNLGNENTDSSANMLGKTQSRLLIWTKNSAFEENEHCSNLSTRTCSPWSHSEETRSDNETLNIQFEESTQFNAEDINYVVPRVSSNYVDEELLDFLQDETCQQNSRTSGEIPTLVFKKRSKLESVCGIQLEQKTENKNFETTQVCSKSSPHGDGYSSGVIKDIWTKMADENSATTVEIERIDDELFSTDVNNYCCCLDAEAKMETLQEPRRAVQRSEYHLWEGQKENLEKRTFVSSELSKVDGGDYTTPSKPWDVAQEKENTFILGGVYGELKTFSSDGEWAVVPPGHTKGSLLQCAASDVVTIAGTDVFMTPGNSFAPGHRQLWKPFMSFEQNDQPKSGENGLNKGFSFIFHEDLLGACSNFQVEDPGLEYSFSSFDLSNPFSQVLHVECSFEPEGIASFSPSFKPKSILCSDSDSEAFHPRICGVDRTQYRAIRISPRTHFRPISASELSPGGGSESEFDSEKDEVNIPIPSQVDVFEDPQADLKPLEEDAEKEGHYYGKSELESGKFLPRLKKSGMEKSAQTSLDSQEESTGILPVGKQNQCLECSMNESLEIDLESSEANCKIMAQCEEEINNFCSCKAGCQFPAYEDDPVSSGQLEEIGKKEKEEGSTIPHHTTTTLLRFLFPVLNTNVQEMNRSQEKQTWWEKALYSPLFPASECEECYTNAKGENGIEEYPDVKEIPSNEERLLDFNRVSSVYEARCTGERGSGANPNGLRRKTCSSASSSSGDSGSEGGGEWVGPSEEDLFSRTHL
- the Kiaa0232 gene encoding uncharacterized protein KIAA0232 homolog isoform X5, with translation MSLLHALGPVQTWLGQELEKCGIDAMIYTRYVLSLLLHDSYDYDLQEQENDIFLGWEKGAPKKWGKSKKKCSDLTLEEMKKQAAVQCLRSASDESSGIETLVEELCCRLKDLQSEQEEKIHKKLEGSPSPEAELSPTAKDQVEMYYEAFPPLSEKPVCLQEIMTVWNKSKACSYSSSSSSSTALPASTDTSSPKDCNSESEVIKERRSEVSTAVHEKAQGRGRHEKEDKLSSGPAEERTALYRKQMRHKPEGKVRPRSWSSGSSEAGSSSSGNQGELKASMKYVKVRHKAREIRNRKGRNGQSRLSLKHSDKTERSIHAGGSSSSSGSVRQLCKRGKRAAKETGRRDPASTAGRDLYAENRNDTEYKEEPLWYTEPIAEYFVPLSRKSKLETTYRNRQESSALTSEVVEDLSESVHGLCISNNNTHRTYLAAGTFIDGHFVEMPAVINEDIDLTGTSLCSLPEDNKYLDDIHLSELTHFYEVDIDQSMLDPGASETMQGESRILNMIRQKSKENTDFEAECCIVLDGVELQGERAIWTDSTSSVGAEGLFLQDLGNLAQFWECCSSSSGDADGESFGGDSPIRLSPILDGTMLNSHLLAGNQELFSDINEGSGINSCFSVFEVQCSNSVLPFSFETLNLGNENTDSSANMLGKTQSRLLIWTKNSAFEENEHCSNLSTRTCSPWSHSEETRSDNETLNIQFEESTQFNAEDINYVVPRVSSNYVDEELLDFLQDETCQQNSRTSGEIPTLVFKKRSKLESVCGIQLEQKTENKNFETTQVCSKSSPHGDGYSSGVIKDIWTKMADENSATTVEIERIDDELFSTDVNNYCCCLDAEAKMETLQEPRRAVQRSEYHLWEGQKENLEKRTFVSSELSKVDGGDYTTPSKPWDVAQEKENTFILGGVYGELKTFSSDGEWAVVPPGHTKGSLLQCAASDVVTIAGTDVFMTPGNSFAPGHRQLWKPFMSFEQNDQPKSGENGLNKGFSFIFHEDLLGACSNFQVEDPGLEYSFSSFDLSNPFSQVLHVECSFEPEGIASFSPSFKPKSILCSDSDSEAFHPRICGVDRTQYRAIRISPRTHFRPISASELSPGGGSESEFDSEKDEVNIPIPSQVDVFEDPQADLKPLEEDAEKEGHYYGKSELESGKFLPRLKKSGMEKSAQTSLDSQEESTGILPVGKQNQCLECSMNESLEIDLESSEANCKIMAQCEEEINNFCSCKAGCQFPAYEDDPVSSGQLEEVCLCTSAFGTGLDQIGKKEKEEGSTIPHHTTTTLLRFLFPVLNTNVQEMNRSQEKQTWWEKALYSPLFPASECEGVFCL
- the Kiaa0232 gene encoding uncharacterized protein KIAA0232 homolog isoform X4 produces the protein MSLLHALGPVQTWLGQELEKCGIDAMIYTRYVLSLLLHDSYDYDLQEQENDIFLGWEKGAPKKWGKSKKKCSDLTLEEMKKQAAVQCLRSASDESSGIETLVEELCCRLKDLQSEQEEKIHKKLEGSPSPEAELSPTAKDQVEMYYEAFPPLSEKPVCLQEIMTVWNKSKACSYSSSSSSSTALPASTDTSSPKDCNSESEVIKERRSEVSTAVHEKAQGRGRHEKEDKLSSGPAEERTALYRKQMRHKPEGKVRPRSWSSGSSEAGSSSSGNQGELKASMKYVKVRHKAREIRNRKGRNGQSRLSLKHSDKTERSIHAGGSSSSSGSVRQLCKRGKRAAKETGRRDPASTAGRDLYAENRNDTEYKEEPLWYTEPIAEYFVPLSRKSKLETTYRNRQESSALTSEVVEDLSESVHGLCISNNNTHRTYLAAGTFIDGHFVEMPAVINEDIDLTGTSLCSLPEDNKYLDDIHLSELTHFYEVDIDQSMLDPGASETMQGESRILNMIRQKSKENTDFEAECCIVLDGVELQGERAIWTDSTSSVGAEGLFLQDLGNLAQFWECCSSSSGDADGESFGGDSPIRLSPILDGTMLNSHLLAGNQELFSDINEGSGINSCFSVFEVQCSNSVLPFSFETLNLGNENTDSSANMLGKTQSRLLIWTKNSAFEENEHCSNLSTRTCSPWSHSEETRSDNETLNIQFEESTQFNAEDINYVVPRVSSNYVDEELLDFLQDETCQQNSRTSGEIPTLVFKKRSKLESVCGIQLEQKTENKNFETTQVCSKSSPHGDGYSSGVIKDIWTKMADENSATTVEIERIDDELFSTDVNNYCCCLDAEAKMETLQEPRRAVQRSEYHLWEGQKENLEKRTFVSSELSKVDGGDYTTPSKPWDVAQEKENTFILGGVYGELKTFSSDGEWAVVPPGHTKGSLLQCAASDVVTIAGTDVFMTPGNSFAPGHRQLWKPFMSFEQNDQPKSGENGLNKGFSFIFHEDLLGACSNFQVEDPGLEYSFSSFDLSNPFSQVLHVECSFEPEGIASFSPSFKPKSILCSDSDSEAFHPRICGVDRTQYRAIRISPRTHFRPISASELSPGGGSESEFDSEKDEVNIPIPSQVDVFEDPQADLKPLEEDAEKEGHYYGKSELESGKFLPRLKKSGMEKSAQTSLDSQEESTGILPVGKQNQCLECSMNESLEIDLESSEANCKIMAQCEEEINNFCSCKAGCQFPAYEDDPVSSGQLEEFPVLNTNVQEMNRSQEKQTWWEKALYSPLFPASECEECYTNAKGENGIEEYPDVKEIPSNEERLLDFNRVSSVYEARCTGERGSGANPNGLRRKTCSSASSSSGDSGSEGGGEWVGPSEEDLFSRTHL